The nucleotide sequence CGTTTTCAGGATTGCAAAGTCGGGCTTTTCGGAAGTCTCTGACAAATAGACCGCCAGCACATTACTGTCGCCGTTGTAATCAACCCATACATATTTCTCTGTGCCATCATTCAAGTCATAGGGGGATTGAATGTTGGCAAGCGGATAAACGGGCAATCCATCTTTGACGATGGTGATTTCATCGGCGTAGGTTTCATAAACATTTTTGAACGTATCAAGTTCAACCGCCAAGCTGTTGGGGACAGCGTTGTAGTCCAACCCGCCGGAGTAGTTGCCGATGTTTTGGGCGGAAGTGCCCGCAGGCGAATTCTGGATGACAAACGCCAGGCCTTCGCCCCCGGCGGAACCTTGTCCACCGGTGAATCTTGCCGTGAAGGAGGTTTGGAACGACGTGCCTTCACTGATCGGGATGGCGGTCGTGTAGTACGCACTGCCCCGTTGTTGTGCAGTTGCCGCGGTCAACTGCAGACTGCCGCCGGTGACCACGGCGTTTCCGTTCAAGTCCAGCCCGTTTGCGGAATCGAAGGAGGCATAAAGTGGCAGGTTGGAATCATCATCCAATATCTGGATGACTGCGGTTCTCGGTGCCAGTAGGCCCGCGCCGTTCGGATTGTTCAACCGGATGCTGAAAGATTCGGTCGATTCCGCCTGGCCATCGTTATAAATCGGGATCGTGACCTGCTTGCTGGTTTCCCCGGTGAAGAATGTCAACTGACCTGACACGGCGGCATAATCTTGGCCGGCAATTGCGGTGTCATCGGCGGTGAAGTACTCGATGGTCGCCGTCCCGTCGGTACCTCCGATTCGTTCGATGGTGACGGTGACGCTGCCGTTGGATTCGTCGACGGATTCGCCACCGGTGCCAAGTGCAAAACTGCCTTGTTCACCATTTCCCGGATTCCCACCACCGTAGTCGTACTGGAAATAGCCGTTGTCATGAAGGATGTCGCTGCGCCAGTTGCCGGGAATGATTCCCTGGCCGTTGACGTAGGTGCCAGTGCTGTAAGTGGATGCCGATTCCGATTCGAATGATTCACCGTCGATGCGAATGCGATCAACTCGTAAGTTCTGGTCATAGCCAAATTCGGGCTGATAGACTGCACCGATGAAGGCCACACGAACGTCGCTGGGCGCGACATCACCGTAATAGTCGTAGCTGTAAGTGGTGCCGCTGGTCGGTACGTTCAAGTACGTCCAAACGACTTCGTCTTTGACAACCAACTGCATCGCTTCGTCGCCTGTTTCACCGAAGGCGTCGATTTCAATCGTGGTGATCGTGGAGGTGCCGCCACCGTCTGACGCAAATTGGAAATACCCGTTATTCGTCAGGTACTCGCTTTGTCGATTGCCGGGCGTCACGCCGGTGTCAGGCTGCCAGGTCCCCGTCGAAAAAACACTGGGGGCTTCGGTCTCGTAAGTGAGACCGTCAACCACGATTTTGTCGACACGCAAGTTGCGGTCGGTTCCCGAGGCGGCATCATAGAAATCGTTGACGAAGTTGATTCGAATTTGATCGGGCGAAACTCCGTCAACGTTGTAGTAGTACGGCAGGAAGGTGCCGTCATTGGCGTTGGTGTCCCGGACGAACCAACTGTCGACGACTTGGCCGTCGATCTCCAATTCCATCAGTTCATCGGTGGTTTCGCCGGCCGCCCAAATTTCGATCCCAAGGTGCTCGCGGATTCCGGACAAAGCTTGTCGGTTCAGCAAGGCGGCAAATCGAACATCGCCGACGGTGAACTCTAGATCCCAATCCGCCACTGCCAAGTTCTCGCTCGTGTTGCCTGTCGCATCGTCGGAAGCTGCGACATCGACACCGGCCAACCGTGACAACAATCGTGCGAATGATTTGCCTTCGGGGCCACCAGCCACGTCGCAACCGTAAAGCAACAGGTCGGCATCGTATGCAAACGCGGAACGCCAGTGTCGGATCTGTTCTTGCTGGGTCGTCAGCGTCTGTTGGTCGATGGACTGGCCGGCCAAGCGAATCTGTCCGACGCTTCCGTGGCTGATGATGTGCAACGATCGGACGTCGCGGCGTTGGGAAAGAATTTGGCTGATCTGATCAATCGGATCTGCGCCCGGTTGCAACACGGCTATCTCAGCCGCTTCGGGCAGCGCCGATTCCCATTGGGAAAGATCGGTGATCTCGCTATCGATCAACACGAGGTGTTCGCAGCTACTTCGCGACGTCGCGTCGACTTTGCTGGCCACTGTTTCCGCCGCTACTGAGCCGGAGATTGGTGCCGCAGCAGCGACGCCCGCGTCGGCGGCCAACATCAATCGTGGTTCCAGAGAGGCGAGGGACCAGCGGGACGGACCACTTCCTGGACGGAAACTCTGGCGGCGTGAGCGGCGTGGCATCGGGGGGCCTGATAGCGAAGAGGGCAAGAACGCTTCTGGCCATCACGCTAGTACAAAGGCGGGCGAATTCAAGAAACGTTGCACCAACTTCCCAGGCGTACGAATCTTTTCTTTGGGTTGTGACGATTGTAGGCCAGAAATTTCCCGACCGGTATCGTCGTCCTGATGGCGCCCTTGCCGATGGAAGCCGTCAAGAGGCTACGCGGCTTGAGACTGTGGATGGGGCATCAAGGCGTTGCGGTGATAGACCGTCAGCACCGCGGGCATGCGATCTTTGATGGCAAACGTCGCATCCAAGTGAAGACGCCTGGGGCACGAATCGACGGTTCGTCGAATGGTGTCGGGACGGTCTGGCGCCACCGATGGTCTCGGGATCGGTTTTCGGCCGGTGCACCAATCGATGAACGGGTCCTTGGCCTGCAAGTATCCGTGCACCAAAACGACATTGGGGTCTTCAAGGTCCATCGCAAGTCGCTGCTCGGTGGTCAGGCGGATGCTGGGCGTGTCGGCATAGCCACCGGTGGTTGCCAAAATCTGGCCAAGGCGAGTGTCAAAAATTCCTTCGCGATGATCGTCGGGCATATGGCGAACCAGATCGTTTCGATAACAGGCGCCGCCGTTGACGTGTTGGCTGATCCAGGGCACATGAACGTGATGGTGCCGACGCCCCCGCCAGGTCCAGCGAGTTTTTCGGATCAGGCGATTGGTGTGTGGAATGACTGTGCCCATCACTAGAACATCACCGCACTGTCGCCATTGTGCATCCAACCGTTCAACCCAGTCGGGACGGACCGGGCACATGTCGGATTCCAGCCACAGCGCGAATCCGTCACCCTCCTGCTTTGCAAGGTGGTCCATGCAGTCCCAGAACATTGCGGAGGGGCCTTCGGGATAACCAAAGACTTGGCTAGGGCATTCGAAGTGTTGCACCGGAGCGACGGCTGATGCCGCTTTGTGCAAGCGATCGCTGGCGGAGGTCTTGGGACTGGCCGCCAATAGGAAGCGAAAATCCACCCGTGAAGGGCCGAAAGACTGCAAGTGACGGAGGATCAACGTGTAACGTTCGACTTCCTCTTCACAGTAATACGGCAAAATGATCGTGTGCACGTGTCAGATCCTGGGGTCATGCCGCTTGTTGTAGTGTGGATGGACGCTGGGATTGACGGGTGACGCCCAGACGTTTGCGGATAAAGTCCAGTTGAGTGTGCGTTTGGACGCGAGCATCCAGCGACAGGCGGAGGGCTTGGCGTCCGAAGGTCTGGCGTTTCATCGCGTTGCCGGCCAGGTCGGCCATGTAACGTCCCATGTCCGACCAATCGAATTCGTCGCACAGATATCCGTTGACGTCGTGGATCACTTGTTCGCAAATCCCGGCATGTCGTGTGGCGACGACCGGCAACCCGCGCGACATTGCTTCGCCGATGGCGACGGGCCATCCTTCCATCATTCCGTTGGCTGCCGTCACGCTGTGCTGAACAAACACGTCCGCTTGCAACATCTGGCGTCGAACCACCTCGGCCGGTTGGACGCCCAGCAACGTGACGTGATCTTTCAAACCCAGACGCTGAATGAGGTTTTCGGTCTCACCACGCATGGGGCCATCGCCGATGATGGTTAGTCGGCTGGCCGGATTCAGGCTTTGGCACAACGCAAACGCGCGGATCAAGTTCAGCGGCGACTTCATTTCACACAAACGACCGACCGCCAAAAACTGACAATTCGGACGTTGGGTACGAATCGACGTCGCGTCGGGTTCCAACGGCGCGCCGTAGGGAATCAACGCGACTTGTTCGGGGGACGCCCCGCGACGCAGCAGCCATTGTTGTTGATACCGAGCGACGGTGATCAGTCCGGCAAAGTTGCCGATGGACCGGACCATTCGTTCGCGTCCGCGACGCCGATGGACCAGACAAGACAGTCCGTCACCGTTGAATTGAACAAACACGGGGATGTCCAGATCGTTGATCGCATCCAACGTCGACAGCCCCACCGTGCCGTATTGGCAATGAATGGCATCCGGTCGAATGCGGCAGACCTGTTCCCGAAACCATTGCCGTTGATGCTGACCGTATCGTGTTCCTTGCATGCCGGGAAATCGAATCCGATCCCAATGCCGGCGTAAGCCCCGCAGCGGGTTGTTCATCGATTCGGGCACCGTTGTGATCGGGATCCCGGTCAGGTCGAATTGTTCGTGCTGATGTCGATGCCCGGCGATGATGTGCAGGTCCTGGTGGCGAAAGACTTGCAATTGGCGATACATCCAAACTTCGCTGGGCCGGATCAGATGGGGAATGACCGCCAGGATTTTCAGTCGTGACACGAGTTAGCGACTCCCTTCAGGGCGCTTCGACGGCGGACAGCCGGGAACGTTGCGAAGTTGGTAGCGGAGCTTTCCGCACACCGACAACATCCATAGGGGGACCCGCCAACCGAAGTCAACGTCGTTTGATGGGCGGACGATTTCGTCGCGGGCCGACGATCAGGTCACCGGTGCATCTGGATCGCCCGCGATCGTTCTGTCGCGGCGATGTACCCCTTGGCGCGGCGATGCATCGCGGGGGGCTAAAAAACACTCTGGCCACCGACGGTGCAAATTCGATAGGGTCGCGTGCGAACAGGAAATCCGTTGGTCGACAGCATCGTCGGCCCACACGTCCTTTCGAGCCGATTCATGCGTTCCTCCTGTCTGATCAACTGCCACAACTACGTCGACTATGTCGGCGAAGCGATCGATAGTGCGCTGGCACAATCGAAGCCGTTTGACGAAGTGATCGTGGTCGACGACGGATCATCGGACGGTTCAGTGGATCGCATCCGCAAGGACTATGGCGGTCATGCCAAGGTGCGTTTGATTGCCAAACCCCAGGGCGGTCAGCTGTCGTGTTTTCACGTCGGATTGGCCGAATCTAGCGGCGACTTGTTGTTCTTTTTGGACGCCGACGATCGCTATGCCCCCGAAATGCTGCGGCGGGTGACGGATCTGTATCAACGGCGACCCGAAATCGGTTTCGTCAGCACGGGGTATCGGCGGTTTGGTGCGATCGAAGGCTGGCATCCGCCGGCATCGGGATCTCGTCGACGCGGCATCAGTGTTGCTTCGGCCGTCCTGCACCGCTGTTGGATCGGAAACCCGACGTCGTGTCTGTCGATGCGTCGAACGATGGCCCAAAAAGTACTGCCCTATCCCGACGAATCGGATTGGCAGACGCGTGCCGACGACGTTTTGGTGCTGGGGTCGTCCATCATGGGGGCCGACAAGTATCACCTGGAGTTGCCGCTGGTCGAATATCGCATTCATGACCGCAATCACTTTGCCGGAAAACGACTGGGTGCGGTCGGCAAAATGCAATACGCCCTGTGCGTGGAACGAATGGTGAATTGGTACCTGCGTGCGGCGCGGGTGGATCGCGACAGCATCGCGTACCTGCTGCATCGCGAATTCCGCACCTGCGAACGTCCGTCGTCGAAAGAACTGCGTAGCTACCTGCGGATGCTGGGTCGCGGTCGTTTGCCTTGGTCCACACGCTTGGATTACGCCCTGAACATGGTGTTGCATTACGCCAATGAATTTCGGCGTCGCAAAGACACACCGTCGGCGGTCGAACCGGACGTGACAGTGACCGAATCACCCCGCCAGGCAAACGCGACAGGCACTTCCCAATCGAACGTCAAGGCGGCCTGAGAACCATGAAGCGGCCCTTGATCAGCATCGTGACGCCGTCGTTCAATCAGGCAGGATTTCTGGAACAAACCATCCGCAGTGTTTTGTCCCAGGCCGGACGCGGCAGCCGGTTCGACTTGCAGTACTTCGTCATTGACGGCGGTAGCACCGACCACACCGTCGATGTCATTGGCCGTTACGAAAGCGAACTTGCCGGTTGGTGCAGTGAACCGGATCGTGGGCAAACGCACGCGATCAACAAGGGTTTTCAGCGTTGTGACGGCGATTTACTGGCCTACATCAACAGCGACGACTACTACTTGCCCGGTGCTTTTGAAGCGGTCGTCGATGCCTGGGAAGCTGATCCACAGCGTGATTTCATCTTCGGCACCTGCCACCATGTCGACGAAGCGGGGGAGCTGATCCGTCCACAAACCGCCACCATCACAAGCTTTGTGGAGATGCTGGATCTTTGGCAGCATTGGCTTCGCTATTTCGACAATCGCAACTTTGTCCAGCCCGAAGTTTTTTGGACGCGACGACTGTCCCGGCAATTGGGCGGATTTGACGAGTCGCGATACTTTGCGATGGATTTTGATTACTGGCTTCGCGGCTTTGACGCCGGCATGCGGATTCACCAGATCGATCAACCGCTATCGGCGTTTCGCATCCATGGTGCCCAAAAAACATCGCAGATCGATCAGACCCGATTGGAACTGATGGCGATTGTCGATCCATATCTACAGCGACCCGATCCGCGGATCGATTCTCAGGATCGGGAACGTATGATCGCGCTCAACGCGATGGAACGGGCCATGATTTTGCAACGTGAGCAAAGTTCGACGATCAAGTTGCGAATGTTGGCAAAATTGGCCGCGAAACATCCTGTTCTGTTGCAGCAACGTTCCTATTGGCGTCATCTGCGACGTAGCGGCAAACGTTTGGTTCGCTGGCCCGCCCAACGCCGCGCCGCATAACGCGTTCGGCCTTCTCGGCGGCCGGGCGAAACTTGCACGCATGGCCCCTATTTGCATCCGGTTCACCCCAAAGATGGGGATTCAGCTGAAGTTTTTTGGCCGTTCCGGCGATACCGGTTTGGAAAGCCTTGTCGATCGATGG is from Crateriforma conspicua and encodes:
- a CDS encoding DUF4347 domain-containing protein, with amino-acid sequence MPRRSRRQSFRPGSGPSRWSLASLEPRLMLAADAGVAAAAPISGSVAAETVASKVDATSRSSCEHLVLIDSEITDLSQWESALPEAAEIAVLQPGADPIDQISQILSQRRDVRSLHIISHGSVGQIRLAGQSIDQQTLTTQQEQIRHWRSAFAYDADLLLYGCDVAGGPEGKSFARLLSRLAGVDVAASDDATGNTSENLAVADWDLEFTVGDVRFAALLNRQALSGIREHLGIEIWAAGETTDELMELEIDGQVVDSWFVRDTNANDGTFLPYYYNVDGVSPDQIRINFVNDFYDAASGTDRNLRVDKIVVDGLTYETEAPSVFSTGTWQPDTGVTPGNRQSEYLTNNGYFQFASDGGGTSTITTIEIDAFGETGDEAMQLVVKDEVVWTYLNVPTSGTTYSYDYYGDVAPSDVRVAFIGAVYQPEFGYDQNLRVDRIRIDGESFESESASTYSTGTYVNGQGIIPGNWRSDILHDNGYFQYDYGGGNPGNGEQGSFALGTGGESVDESNGSVTVTIERIGGTDGTATIEYFTADDTAIAGQDYAAVSGQLTFFTGETSKQVTIPIYNDGQAESTESFSIRLNNPNGAGLLAPRTAVIQILDDDSNLPLYASFDSANGLDLNGNAVVTGGSLQLTAATAQQRGSAYYTTAIPISEGTSFQTSFTARFTGGQGSAGGEGLAFVIQNSPAGTSAQNIGNYSGGLDYNAVPNSLAVELDTFKNVYETYADEITIVKDGLPVYPLANIQSPYDLNDGTEKYVWVDYNGDSNVLAVYLSETSEKPDFAILKTTVDLAATVGDQAYVGFAGSTGTAFNNTYIDSWTFTLDTPAADPPTYPTGTPTELALYSGLDQPVSLEWSNDGRNLYIAEKPGRVKVVRDGGAVTTVIDIADRVNDFQDRGLIDIAVHPDFQSNGYLYLLYTVDPPEVYENVGNIYAGPDGQGNRAGQLIRVTLDASTGFTSVVPGSEVTLLGSQSTWNNFNAFTDSTLNFGEPPAGQNPDGSYINDFINSDSRSHTVGSLEFGIDGNLFVSIGDGASFNQTDVRAFRVQDPDSLSGKVLRIDPYTGQGLSDNPFYNGNPDDNRSKVYQLGLRNPWRLAVDPDTGRLFIGETGLSNFEEINTGDPGTNFGWPAYEGGQGTNRPTPTYQNLAQSQAIYSSVYATPALIAIPHGTGPNVVVVGDVATELVYGPQYDGDLFYNDFGRGIVSHADVSADGTLLGSSVFATGAEWITDIKQGVDGKLYYADLVNGVVGRWEIA
- a CDS encoding glycosyltransferase family 4 protein — encoded protein: MSRLKILAVIPHLIRPSEVWMYRQLQVFRHQDLHIIAGHRHQHEQFDLTGIPITTVPESMNNPLRGLRRHWDRIRFPGMQGTRYGQHQRQWFREQVCRIRPDAIHCQYGTVGLSTLDAINDLDIPVFVQFNGDGLSCLVHRRRGRERMVRSIGNFAGLITVARYQQQWLLRRGASPEQVALIPYGAPLEPDATSIRTQRPNCQFLAVGRLCEMKSPLNLIRAFALCQSLNPASRLTIIGDGPMRGETENLIQRLGLKDHVTLLGVQPAEVVRRQMLQADVFVQHSVTAANGMMEGWPVAIGEAMSRGLPVVATRHAGICEQVIHDVNGYLCDEFDWSDMGRYMADLAGNAMKRQTFGRQALRLSLDARVQTHTQLDFIRKRLGVTRQSQRPSTLQQAA
- a CDS encoding glycosyltransferase family 2 protein, coding for MRSSCLINCHNYVDYVGEAIDSALAQSKPFDEVIVVDDGSSDGSVDRIRKDYGGHAKVRLIAKPQGGQLSCFHVGLAESSGDLLFFLDADDRYAPEMLRRVTDLYQRRPEIGFVSTGYRRFGAIEGWHPPASGSRRRGISVASAVLHRCWIGNPTSCLSMRRTMAQKVLPYPDESDWQTRADDVLVLGSSIMGADKYHLELPLVEYRIHDRNHFAGKRLGAVGKMQYALCVERMVNWYLRAARVDRDSIAYLLHREFRTCERPSSKELRSYLRMLGRGRLPWSTRLDYALNMVLHYANEFRRRKDTPSAVEPDVTVTESPRQANATGTSQSNVKAA
- a CDS encoding glycosyltransferase family 2 protein, translated to MKRPLISIVTPSFNQAGFLEQTIRSVLSQAGRGSRFDLQYFVIDGGSTDHTVDVIGRYESELAGWCSEPDRGQTHAINKGFQRCDGDLLAYINSDDYYLPGAFEAVVDAWEADPQRDFIFGTCHHVDEAGELIRPQTATITSFVEMLDLWQHWLRYFDNRNFVQPEVFWTRRLSRQLGGFDESRYFAMDFDYWLRGFDAGMRIHQIDQPLSAFRIHGAQKTSQIDQTRLELMAIVDPYLQRPDPRIDSQDRERMIALNAMERAMILQREQSSTIKLRMLAKLAAKHPVLLQQRSYWRHLRRSGKRLVRWPAQRRAA